The following coding sequences lie in one Megalodesulfovibrio gigas DSM 1382 = ATCC 19364 genomic window:
- a CDS encoding phage virion morphogenesis protein, with protein MSVETVIVIDSHPVDALLRRLRDGLQDTAPAFKEVGQELVDISMEAFRRQADPANGDPWEPSGRAQAENGQTLIDTGRLRASITARSKHLEVSVGSNVVYAAIHQTGGRTKPHVIRPRYKKALWWPGAAGPRKKVNHPGSVVPPRPYLGVGAEDWDEISDILTHHLERA; from the coding sequence ATGTCTGTTGAAACCGTGATTGTGATTGATTCACATCCTGTGGATGCGTTGTTGCGGCGCCTGCGTGACGGCCTGCAGGATACTGCGCCGGCCTTCAAGGAGGTGGGTCAGGAGCTGGTGGACATCAGCATGGAGGCCTTCCGGAGGCAGGCGGACCCGGCAAATGGTGACCCCTGGGAGCCTTCGGGACGCGCCCAGGCTGAAAATGGACAAACCCTCATCGACACCGGGCGGCTGCGTGCATCCATTACCGCCAGGTCAAAGCATCTGGAAGTCTCGGTGGGCAGCAATGTCGTGTATGCAGCCATCCATCAAACGGGTGGGCGCACCAAGCCGCACGTGATCCGGCCCCGATACAAAAAGGCCCTCTGGTGGCCGGGCGCGGCCGGCCCGCGCAAGAAGGTCAATCATCCTGGCTCAGTCGTCCCGCCGCGGCCATATTTGGGCGTGGGGGCAGAGGACTGGGACGAGATTTCAGACATCCTCACCCACCATCTGGAGCGTGCCTGA
- a CDS encoding phage tail tube protein — MAGYGFGLEEGAVLSGILTMRPMDSDEPMVDLGNATLLVTNISTKTTERLSRRKGTKGLPLDSATSIDTVGGKLTIDTLNRTTYALATMGADSDFIQAAGTDQQVALKLYERGYMDLGKYKVSNVRVTGGVEGTDFEVLPDSGQIKLVPGGALTDGQEYQVTFNCAYIDGYQIDAGTVAVAYVQLRLDGVNEFGNKPFVLDIPKATLSPDGDLNWISDEVVEAGFNIKTLLKQGEAGMYRMRTFPRATQTPA; from the coding sequence ATGGCAGGGTACGGATTTGGGCTGGAGGAAGGGGCCGTCCTGAGTGGGATTTTGACCATGCGGCCCATGGACTCCGACGAACCGATGGTGGACCTGGGCAACGCCACGTTGCTGGTGACGAACATCTCCACGAAGACCACGGAACGCCTCTCCCGGCGCAAGGGAACCAAAGGACTCCCGCTGGATAGCGCCACCTCGATCGATACCGTGGGCGGCAAGCTGACCATCGACACCCTGAACCGGACTACCTACGCCCTGGCCACCATGGGGGCTGATTCCGACTTCATCCAGGCCGCCGGCACGGATCAGCAGGTCGCGCTGAAGTTGTACGAGCGCGGTTATATGGATTTGGGAAAGTACAAGGTCTCCAACGTGCGCGTCACAGGCGGGGTTGAAGGGACGGACTTTGAGGTCCTGCCCGACTCCGGGCAGATCAAGCTTGTGCCTGGCGGCGCCTTGACTGACGGCCAGGAATATCAGGTGACGTTCAACTGCGCCTACATCGACGGCTACCAGATCGATGCCGGCACAGTGGCCGTGGCCTACGTGCAGCTCCGGCTGGACGGGGTGAACGAGTTTGGCAACAAGCCGTTTGTGCTGGACATCCCCAAGGCCACCCTGTCTCCGGATGGGGATCTCAACTGGATCAGCGATGAGGTGGTGGAGGCCGGCTTCAACATCAAGACCCTGCTCAAGCAGGGCGAGGCAGGCATGTACCGGATGCGGACCTTCCCGCGGGCGACGCAGACGCCTGCATAG
- a CDS encoding DUF1320 domain-containing protein, whose protein sequence is MAYCNADDLRRVLGEDDLADLVGGWPYEPEAGRRLESVCEAASAEVDAYLSTRMAVPLAQPSPLVVQLTSRLAVHGLFRQLHTVPEAWAADRAEVLRLLAAIAAGRLSLGMSDQPVAAGRARAVRGDGRLAGLEQVF, encoded by the coding sequence ATGGCCTATTGCAATGCGGACGACTTGCGCCGCGTGTTGGGTGAAGACGATTTGGCGGACCTGGTGGGCGGCTGGCCGTATGAACCGGAAGCGGGCCGCCGGCTTGAATCCGTCTGTGAGGCGGCCAGCGCCGAAGTTGACGCCTATCTGTCCACCCGCATGGCCGTGCCCCTGGCCCAGCCCAGCCCGCTGGTAGTGCAACTGACGTCCCGGCTGGCCGTGCATGGCCTCTTTCGCCAGTTGCATACTGTGCCCGAGGCCTGGGCGGCAGACCGTGCCGAGGTGCTGCGCCTGCTGGCGGCCATTGCAGCCGGGCGGTTGTCTCTGGGCATGAGCGATCAGCCGGTTGCGGCTGGCCGTGCCCGGGCCGTGCGGGGGGATGGCCGGTTGGCCGGGTTGGAACAGGTTTTTTAA
- a CDS encoding Mu-like prophage major head subunit gpT family protein produces MLVNAQNIASFFVGLNTAFQSGLALAAPKWPAIAMHVPSTSDAEDYGWLSGLPSIQRWVGDKEIKNLKANGYTLANEDFEGTFGVPRNSLADDKYGMFANTAAAWGGKAALWPDAFLFPLLLQGWDGICYDAKPFFSNAHPYKGGVQSNSGGGNGTPWFLLCTSQVAFKPLVFQEREAPHLVELAGQGEGERNAVTNTHTFMKGQLLYSVEARGAFGFGFWQLAYGSKQELNTANLKAARQAMEEYVDDAGTPLDVTPNLLVVPPSLRGAAEVLVNKETLAGGETNELYKAFELLVSGHLR; encoded by the coding sequence ATGCTTGTGAACGCGCAGAACATTGCGAGCTTTTTCGTCGGCCTGAACACGGCCTTTCAGAGCGGGCTGGCCCTGGCCGCGCCCAAGTGGCCGGCCATCGCCATGCACGTGCCTTCCACCAGCGATGCCGAAGACTATGGCTGGCTCTCGGGGCTGCCGAGCATCCAACGGTGGGTGGGCGACAAGGAGATCAAGAACCTCAAGGCCAACGGCTACACCCTGGCCAATGAAGACTTCGAGGGCACCTTTGGCGTGCCTCGCAACTCGCTGGCCGATGACAAGTACGGCATGTTCGCAAATACGGCCGCGGCCTGGGGTGGCAAGGCGGCTTTGTGGCCGGATGCGTTCCTTTTCCCGCTGCTGCTGCAGGGGTGGGACGGCATCTGCTACGATGCCAAGCCCTTTTTCTCCAATGCCCACCCGTACAAGGGCGGCGTGCAGAGCAACAGCGGGGGCGGCAACGGCACGCCCTGGTTCCTCTTGTGCACCAGCCAGGTGGCCTTCAAACCCCTGGTGTTTCAGGAGCGCGAAGCGCCCCACCTGGTGGAGCTGGCCGGCCAGGGCGAAGGCGAACGCAATGCGGTGACCAACACCCATACCTTCATGAAAGGGCAGCTGCTTTACAGCGTCGAAGCCCGCGGGGCTTTCGGCTTCGGGTTCTGGCAGCTGGCCTACGGCAGCAAGCAAGAGCTCAACACGGCGAACCTCAAGGCCGCGCGCCAGGCCATGGAAGAATACGTGGACGACGCCGGCACGCCGCTGGACGTGACGCCCAACCTGCTGGTGGTGCCGCCCTCGCTGCGTGGCGCAGCGGAAGTGCTGGTGAACAAGGAAACCTTGGCCGGCGGCGAAACCAACGAGCTCTACAAGGCCTTTGAGCTCTTGGTGTCCGGACATCTGCGCTGA
- a CDS encoding phage protease: protein MTTMHRSVVRLAVEANAVQSGARLLILPLGEIKGRDGRYWDLTPGDAQALVNIVQAEGVDIVIDYDHSTCWSGGRAAGWLRNFQLEDAGITAEVEWTEAGSAAIASKEYRYLSPAFATDEGPRILRLHSVALVNNPNIAELPALNAAGVAPGSPPVSPVSPGPAASAAPASLEQLSVEQLSVQVQSLAGQVRLLTEQNASTMNALAAMTSAQQHSAVEALVANACADGRLTPAQRDAAIALGKVDKNALEALLNATPKGLATLAASQAGQGAGPTNGDPAMATLDGNDLAICKAMGLDPANYVKTKAQAGARTGRNGQTGKEG from the coding sequence ATGACGACTATGCATCGCAGCGTGGTGCGCTTGGCCGTGGAAGCCAATGCCGTGCAGTCCGGAGCCCGGCTGCTGATCCTGCCGCTGGGTGAGATCAAGGGGCGCGATGGCCGGTATTGGGACCTGACCCCCGGAGACGCCCAGGCCCTGGTGAACATTGTCCAGGCCGAAGGCGTGGATATTGTCATCGACTATGACCACTCCACCTGTTGGAGCGGTGGCCGGGCCGCCGGCTGGCTGCGCAATTTCCAGCTGGAGGATGCTGGCATCACGGCGGAAGTGGAATGGACTGAAGCCGGGTCCGCGGCCATTGCCTCCAAGGAGTATCGGTATCTTTCTCCGGCCTTCGCCACGGATGAAGGGCCGCGCATCCTCCGGCTGCACTCTGTTGCTTTGGTGAACAACCCGAACATTGCGGAATTGCCCGCCCTGAATGCGGCTGGCGTCGCGCCGGGCAGTCCGCCCGTTTCGCCCGTTTCGCCCGGCCCCGCTGCATCGGCTGCCCCGGCATCCTTGGAGCAGCTCTCCGTGGAGCAGCTCTCCGTCCAGGTGCAGTCCTTGGCCGGCCAGGTTCGCCTGCTGACCGAGCAGAACGCCAGCACCATGAACGCCCTGGCGGCAATGACATCGGCCCAGCAGCACTCGGCTGTAGAGGCCCTGGTGGCCAATGCCTGTGCCGATGGCCGGTTGACGCCGGCCCAGCGCGATGCGGCCATCGCCCTGGGCAAGGTGGACAAGAACGCCCTGGAAGCGCTGCTGAATGCTACCCCCAAGGGGCTGGCCACCCTGGCGGCGAGCCAGGCCGGCCAGGGCGCAGGTCCGACGAACGGCGATCCCGCCATGGCAACGCTGGACGGCAATGACCTGGCTATCTGCAAGGCCATGGGGCTTGATCCGGCCAACTATGTAAAAACCAAGGCCCAGGCCGGCGCACGGACCGGTCGGAATGGCCAGACCGGGAAGGAGGGCTAG
- a CDS encoding phage holin family protein, with translation MVRDMIEQWRTLADHCGVKSALAAAGAYLVGPVDAVVWGLVTLLVLDFALGFGRAWTAGTLSGRRMLHGAGKFVLFGLAVVMGHVLDAMFLAGIGLEFPVTCRNLIIVYLALSESLSICEHLACLNVPLPARLVARLKCYRDEISNTESASRPAGRPRA, from the coding sequence ATGGTGCGTGACATGATCGAACAGTGGCGGACGCTCGCGGACCATTGCGGCGTCAAGAGCGCGCTGGCTGCGGCCGGGGCGTATCTGGTCGGGCCGGTGGATGCCGTTGTCTGGGGGCTGGTGACCCTGCTGGTCCTGGATTTCGCGTTGGGCTTCGGGCGGGCCTGGACGGCCGGCACGCTTTCCGGGCGGCGCATGCTGCACGGCGCGGGCAAGTTCGTGCTCTTTGGCCTGGCCGTGGTCATGGGGCATGTATTGGATGCCATGTTTCTTGCCGGAATCGGTCTGGAATTTCCGGTAACCTGCCGTAATCTTATTATCGTCTATCTTGCTCTCAGCGAGAGTCTGTCCATCTGCGAGCACCTGGCCTGCCTGAATGTGCCCCTGCCGGCACGGCTGGTGGCCAGGCTCAAATGCTACCGGGACGAAATCAGCAACACCGAAAGCGCGTCGCGGCCTGCAGGCCGGCCGCGTGCCTAA
- a CDS encoding DUF1804 family protein produces MKDYSKVRKKMRQMYAAGKSIDEIAVLFDLQPASVQYHRRIDARNGADWDALRVECRVGETATEEAHQQFLGTLFGCFAEELPKLREITDAAKRLDILRTYSRTYSELIRAVRTDPRIDVGEVVAKTLDLLVDQAIEDGRDDLALWLQASLDAIRDKVRKEFA; encoded by the coding sequence ATGAAGGACTACAGCAAGGTGCGCAAGAAGATGCGACAAATGTACGCCGCTGGCAAGAGCATTGATGAGATTGCCGTTCTCTTCGATTTGCAGCCGGCATCAGTGCAGTATCATCGCCGTATCGATGCGCGAAACGGCGCAGACTGGGACGCCCTGCGGGTGGAATGCCGGGTGGGGGAGACGGCCACGGAAGAAGCGCATCAGCAGTTCCTGGGCACGCTCTTCGGCTGCTTTGCTGAAGAACTGCCCAAGCTGCGCGAGATTACGGACGCGGCCAAGCGCCTGGACATCCTGCGCACCTACTCCCGGACCTATTCGGAACTGATCCGGGCCGTGCGCACGGATCCCAGGATCGACGTGGGCGAAGTTGTCGCCAAAACCCTGGACCTGCTGGTGGATCAAGCCATCGAAGACGGCCGTGATGACCTGGCCCTGTGGCTGCAGGCCAGTCTGGACGCCATCCGGGACAAGGTCCGCAAGGAGTTCGCCTGA
- the terL gene encoding phage terminase large subunit, with protein sequence MPPAPKRLDRKQLDRDLAALRQRLQRMSALAETGREDRIPAAKADFRLFCQTYLPHYLDRPSSSFHHWIFAQAPCWGQGAKLCIAAPRGYAKTTYLVRAYCLWRLARGDAAFPVLLQDSSELAEQSLAVIKVELEDNPRLAADFPELVGEGRLWRQDKIITASGVPVAALGSGKRIRGLNINGLRPSLVLADDLENDENVLSKTQRDKVESWFVKAVLELGLADGSLQVILVGTMLHADCLVARMQRRPDFESHTFSAVARMPERLDLWDEWGRLLAVDAPAAAAFYKARQGEMDAGAEVLWPEMEPLERLMAKRALDPHTFQTEKQNQPLDPDSQVFRTLHFYVEMPNAWRLIVGAVDPAQGLIKGDFTGIVILGQRDDRKALVLEADVTRRNPMATVDRVIELQRKWGCAQWAVEDVAFQAVLRDIILEKSLEAGVPVPVLAVKPLFAKEVRILSLQAPVAAGQILFNPLHGTLNQQLQEFPQAAHDDGPDALELAWSLLRHAGQIAFKSSGGGGGGGIFGRLFGGRQRGF encoded by the coding sequence ATGCCTCCCGCGCCAAAACGTCTGGACCGCAAACAGCTGGATCGCGACCTGGCCGCCCTGCGCCAGCGCCTGCAGCGCATGTCCGCCCTGGCCGAAACCGGGCGCGAGGACCGCATCCCGGCGGCCAAGGCAGACTTCCGGCTGTTCTGCCAAACCTACCTGCCGCACTATCTGGACCGGCCCTCATCATCCTTTCATCACTGGATTTTCGCCCAGGCCCCATGCTGGGGACAGGGGGCAAAGCTCTGCATCGCCGCGCCCCGCGGCTATGCCAAGACAACGTATCTGGTGCGGGCCTACTGCCTGTGGCGTCTGGCGCGAGGGGATGCGGCCTTTCCCGTGCTGCTGCAGGATTCCTCGGAACTTGCCGAGCAGTCCTTGGCCGTCATCAAGGTCGAGTTGGAAGACAATCCCCGCTTGGCTGCAGACTTCCCGGAGCTGGTGGGGGAAGGCCGGCTCTGGCGGCAGGACAAAATCATCACCGCCTCAGGCGTGCCCGTGGCCGCCCTGGGCTCCGGCAAACGCATCCGCGGCCTGAACATCAACGGCCTGCGGCCGTCCCTGGTCCTCGCGGATGACCTGGAGAACGATGAAAACGTCCTCTCCAAGACCCAGCGGGACAAGGTCGAAAGCTGGTTCGTCAAAGCCGTGCTGGAGCTGGGGTTGGCCGACGGCAGCCTGCAGGTGATTTTGGTAGGCACCATGCTCCATGCGGATTGTCTGGTGGCGCGCATGCAGCGGCGGCCGGACTTCGAGAGCCACACCTTCAGCGCCGTGGCGCGCATGCCTGAACGCCTGGACCTTTGGGACGAATGGGGCAGGCTGCTGGCCGTGGACGCCCCGGCGGCAGCGGCCTTCTACAAGGCCCGCCAAGGGGAGATGGACGCAGGCGCGGAAGTCCTCTGGCCGGAGATGGAGCCCTTGGAGCGGCTCATGGCCAAGCGCGCCCTTGATCCGCACACCTTCCAGACCGAAAAGCAGAATCAGCCCCTTGATCCGGACTCCCAGGTCTTCCGGACCCTCCATTTCTACGTGGAGATGCCCAACGCCTGGCGCTTGATCGTCGGGGCGGTGGACCCTGCCCAGGGCCTGATCAAGGGCGACTTCACGGGCATCGTTATCCTGGGGCAGCGGGACGATCGCAAGGCCCTGGTGCTGGAAGCCGACGTCACCAGGCGCAATCCCATGGCCACCGTGGATCGCGTCATCGAGCTGCAGCGCAAGTGGGGCTGCGCCCAATGGGCCGTGGAAGACGTGGCCTTCCAGGCCGTCCTGCGGGACATCATTCTGGAAAAATCCCTGGAAGCCGGGGTGCCCGTGCCCGTGCTCGCGGTCAAGCCCCTCTTTGCCAAGGAAGTCCGCATCCTGTCCCTGCAAGCACCTGTGGCCGCGGGGCAAATCCTCTTCAACCCCCTGCACGGCACCCTGAACCAGCAGCTCCAGGAATTCCCCCAGGCTGCACACGACGACGGGCCAGACGCCCTGGAGCTGGCTTGGTCCCTTTTACGCCACGCCGGGCAGATCGCCTTCAAGTCTTCTGGTGGCGGCGGTGGCGGCGGCATCTTTGGCCGGCTCTTTGGCGGCAGGCAGCGCGGATTCTAA
- a CDS encoding DUF935 domain-containing protein: MPTLYDHRGVPVSSRDLKESQAEAVRRRSRLGGSAGLDTWTPARGALTARQLAGLLRAGGAGDVAAQANLFDEMEEKDPHIGHLASIRKRAVSGRSWQMDAADDSPKAAEIAGFCQTVLEALPLRQAFRDALDATGKGFAALELYWDVSAGQAVPTRLEFVEQRRFGWLRLGNGALELGLAGDGSLREPEPLWPFKWLVHRSQARSGVPWRGPLYRTLAWLYLFRNYNLAGWARFVESYGIPTRLGRYPAGATETEQNTLLAAAQAISSEAAVIIPQGMQLELLETKFSSAAKTPHEGFLDWTTRSISIALIGGTLTTDTASGGGGAYALGEVHNQVRWDLQRDDAEQLCATLNRDLVKPLVDLNFGPQPAYPTLAIDVPEPADLQALAQVIATLGQAGYDEIPLWWIRQKFRIPKAEGDEPTLRSLRQASTPAGPAAPEAPPAPQQTRAGGFLPSQLAANAAQSPAVTEAEAHAEATVEALSRQVQEELVAPLLARLQACGSFEEALATVQTGFDHAATEGLGHRLARAGFIANLYGQLEVQDGQAGQDGQPDEGEDA; the protein is encoded by the coding sequence ATGCCTACGTTGTACGATCATCGCGGCGTGCCCGTCTCATCGCGGGACCTCAAGGAATCCCAGGCCGAAGCCGTCCGGCGGCGCTCCCGGCTGGGCGGCTCCGCCGGCCTGGACACCTGGACTCCCGCCCGCGGGGCCCTCACGGCCCGGCAGTTGGCCGGCCTGCTGCGGGCCGGCGGCGCCGGGGATGTGGCCGCCCAGGCCAACCTGTTTGACGAGATGGAAGAAAAGGATCCCCACATCGGCCACCTGGCCAGCATCCGCAAGCGCGCCGTCTCCGGTCGCAGCTGGCAAATGGATGCCGCGGACGATTCGCCAAAAGCCGCGGAAATAGCCGGCTTCTGTCAAACGGTCCTGGAAGCCTTGCCCCTGCGCCAGGCCTTCCGCGATGCCCTGGACGCCACGGGCAAGGGCTTCGCCGCCCTGGAGCTGTACTGGGACGTCTCCGCAGGCCAGGCCGTGCCCACGCGCCTGGAGTTCGTGGAACAGCGGCGCTTTGGCTGGCTCCGCCTTGGGAATGGGGCCTTGGAATTGGGCCTGGCCGGGGATGGCAGCCTCAGGGAACCCGAGCCCCTGTGGCCCTTCAAGTGGCTGGTGCACCGGTCCCAGGCCCGCAGCGGCGTGCCCTGGCGCGGTCCCCTGTATCGTACCCTGGCGTGGCTGTATCTCTTCCGCAACTACAACCTCGCCGGCTGGGCGCGCTTTGTGGAAAGCTACGGCATTCCCACGCGGCTGGGTCGCTATCCTGCCGGTGCCACGGAAACGGAACAGAACACCCTGCTTGCCGCGGCCCAGGCCATCAGCAGCGAGGCCGCGGTCATCATCCCCCAGGGCATGCAGCTGGAATTGCTGGAAACCAAATTCTCTAGCGCTGCCAAGACCCCGCATGAGGGGTTCCTGGACTGGACCACCCGCAGCATTTCCATCGCCCTCATTGGCGGCACCCTGACCACAGACACGGCCTCCGGTGGTGGCGGGGCCTATGCCCTGGGCGAGGTGCACAACCAGGTCCGCTGGGACCTTCAACGCGACGACGCCGAACAGCTCTGCGCCACCCTCAACCGCGATCTTGTCAAGCCCCTGGTGGACCTGAACTTCGGCCCGCAGCCGGCCTATCCCACCCTGGCCATTGACGTCCCGGAACCCGCGGACCTCCAGGCCCTGGCCCAGGTCATCGCCACCCTGGGCCAGGCCGGCTATGACGAGATTCCCCTGTGGTGGATTCGCCAGAAGTTCCGCATCCCCAAGGCCGAAGGCGACGAACCCACCTTGCGCAGCCTGCGCCAGGCCAGCACGCCCGCCGGCCCTGCCGCGCCGGAGGCCCCGCCCGCCCCCCAGCAGACGCGTGCAGGCGGGTTCCTGCCGTCGCAACTTGCTGCCAACGCAGCACAATCACCAGCCGTCACCGAGGCCGAGGCCCATGCCGAGGCCACCGTGGAAGCCCTCTCCCGGCAGGTGCAGGAAGAACTGGTCGCCCCGCTCCTCGCCCGGCTCCAGGCCTGCGGCAGCTTCGAGGAAGCCTTGGCCACGGTCCAGACCGGCTTCGATCACGCCGCCACCGAGGGCTTGGGCCACCGCCTGGCCAGGGCCGGCTTTATTGCCAATCTCTACGGCCAGCTGGAGGTGCAGGACGGGCAGGCCGGGCAGGACGGGCAGCCAGATGAAGGGGAAGACGCCTGA
- a CDS encoding phage minor head protein, which yields MPAEPMDIRFDVDPQEAIDHFGGKGLAPSDHYSDVWGEQHAKDFTVAKMLDLDLLKKTQDSLEDALREGKTFDDWRKEIEPQMRKAGWWGKKEIIDPKTGKKRTVQLGSPRRLELIFRQNMLDAYNAGRRQRLQDMADRRPWWRYESVLDDRTRPQHRAWDGMLLRHDHPWWKTHFPPNAYLCRCTVSSMSDGKRQRRGLAPTPDDQIPGYGETRKWTNPRNGEVFDVPWGQDPGFDHMPGDPARMGDSLAAKMAAAPQGLAKEVAESLLKGEAFQEFYNNPVPGVEMLAGVVPEPVQEAIGAQGPGAFLSGDTLQKNKDHHPELGMGDYARIPELLSTPDLVIQDGEQTVVCLKKDGEWWLAAVKATKTGQRNYVTSFRRTRWADIQRRLTNGEVLLGEVAE from the coding sequence ATGCCTGCGGAACCAATGGACATCCGCTTCGATGTCGATCCCCAGGAGGCCATCGACCACTTCGGCGGCAAGGGGCTGGCCCCGTCGGACCATTATTCAGACGTCTGGGGAGAACAGCATGCAAAGGACTTCACCGTCGCCAAGATGCTGGACCTGGATCTGCTCAAGAAGACGCAAGACTCACTGGAAGACGCCCTGCGCGAAGGCAAAACCTTCGATGACTGGCGCAAAGAGATTGAGCCCCAAATGCGCAAGGCCGGCTGGTGGGGCAAGAAGGAAATCATCGACCCCAAAACCGGCAAGAAGCGCACCGTCCAGCTGGGCAGCCCGCGCCGCCTGGAGCTGATCTTCCGGCAGAACATGCTGGACGCCTACAACGCCGGCCGCCGCCAGCGCTTGCAGGACATGGCCGACCGCCGCCCCTGGTGGCGCTACGAAAGCGTCCTGGATGACCGCACCCGCCCGCAGCATCGCGCCTGGGACGGCATGCTCTTGCGCCATGACCACCCCTGGTGGAAGACCCATTTTCCGCCCAACGCCTACCTCTGCCGCTGCACCGTCAGCTCCATGAGTGACGGCAAGCGCCAGCGCCGTGGCCTTGCGCCCACGCCTGATGACCAGATTCCCGGCTACGGCGAAACCCGCAAATGGACCAACCCCCGCAACGGGGAAGTCTTCGACGTCCCCTGGGGTCAGGATCCCGGCTTCGACCACATGCCCGGCGATCCCGCCCGCATGGGCGATTCCCTGGCCGCCAAGATGGCCGCCGCCCCCCAGGGGCTGGCCAAAGAGGTGGCCGAAAGCCTGCTCAAGGGCGAGGCCTTTCAGGAGTTTTACAACAACCCCGTGCCCGGCGTGGAGATGCTGGCCGGCGTGGTGCCCGAGCCCGTGCAAGAAGCCATCGGCGCCCAGGGGCCAGGGGCCTTCCTCTCCGGAGACACCCTCCAGAAGAACAAGGACCATCACCCCGAACTGGGCATGGGAGACTACGCCCGGATCCCGGAGCTGCTCTCCACTCCGGACCTGGTCATCCAGGACGGGGAACAAACCGTGGTCTGCCTCAAGAAAGACGGCGAATGGTGGCTGGCCGCCGTCAAGGCCACCAAGACCGGCCAGCGCAACTACGTGACCAGCTTTCGCCGTACCCGCTGGGCAGACATTCAACGCCGCCTGACCAACGGCGAAGTGCTCTTGGGCGAGGTGGCGGAATGA
- a CDS encoding helix-turn-helix domain-containing protein: MSDLARALEITPQSVKRAVDSETIPPTWPLKIASQKNVSLDWLYFGRTAESSMDDPQPLGAPFSKELANRQPADLPGRIERLMRASDAKNYSELARALGIKPASVSGAIEKKSLPSSWFFKIAEDFNVSIDWLYYGPSSPHIAITPAGASAHGVRDVQAPDSGLPLVRLRLVGHRLDEHGALINHGEASVAFHREAMQALGDPDRMACLRVTNNEMDNVIVNNDLLVFDQGQVEPASGKVYVVAVAGELLVRTLLRMPSGIALWAASRPTDTQTMLPKDRSAAWIVGRVVWLGRAFG, encoded by the coding sequence ATGTCAGACTTGGCGCGCGCGCTTGAAATAACGCCTCAATCTGTAAAACGCGCCGTCGACAGCGAGACGATTCCACCAACATGGCCACTGAAAATAGCTTCTCAAAAAAATGTTTCCCTGGATTGGCTGTATTTTGGCCGTACTGCTGAATCCTCCATGGACGATCCGCAGCCCCTCGGTGCTCCTTTCTCCAAGGAGTTGGCGAACAGGCAACCTGCTGACTTGCCAGGAAGAATAGAGCGTCTCATGCGGGCTTCTGATGCTAAAAACTACAGCGAGCTTGCGCGAGCTCTGGGGATCAAGCCTGCAAGTGTCAGCGGGGCAATTGAAAAGAAGTCTCTTCCATCTAGCTGGTTCTTTAAAATCGCTGAGGATTTTAATGTTTCTATAGACTGGCTCTACTATGGGCCGTCCTCCCCACACATTGCCATCACCCCGGCGGGCGCTTCCGCCCATGGGGTTCGAGATGTGCAAGCCCCTGACTCTGGGTTGCCTTTGGTTCGGCTTCGGTTGGTCGGGCACCGCCTGGATGAGCATGGTGCATTGATCAATCACGGCGAGGCTTCGGTTGCATTTCATAGGGAAGCAATGCAGGCCCTTGGCGATCCCGATCGGATGGCCTGCCTGCGGGTGACGAACAACGAGATGGACAATGTGATTGTGAACAATGACTTGCTGGTCTTTGACCAGGGGCAGGTGGAGCCCGCCAGTGGCAAGGTGTATGTGGTGGCCGTGGCTGGGGAACTGCTGGTGCGCACGCTGTTGCGCATGCCCAGCGGCATTGCCTTGTGGGCGGCAAGCCGGCCCACGGACACCCAAACGATGCTGCCCAAGGACAGGTCTGCGGCCTGGATTGTGGGGCGCGTGGTGTGGCTTGGGCGGGCGTTTGGATAG